A region of Cellulophaga sp. RHA19 DNA encodes the following proteins:
- a CDS encoding NUDIX hydrolase, with amino-acid sequence MNFDDFTKRISKIKNLPLLGEESHNKMAPSIRIDELSRMKNQRDKARKAAVMALFYPTEENSTNLLLMLRKTYKGVHSNQIGFPGGKVEKEDKNLLATALRETYEEVGVPQQKVQVMAELSSIYIPPSNFEVQPYIGLYPNPAPFVIQESEVEHLVEVSLLDFMDDSKISTQNLTTSYAVNIDVPAFKLGGYVVWGATAMIMSELKELLKQLL; translated from the coding sequence ATGAATTTTGATGATTTTACCAAGAGAATTTCAAAAATAAAGAATCTTCCTTTACTAGGTGAAGAATCTCATAATAAAATGGCTCCATCTATTAGAATAGATGAGTTAAGTAGAATGAAAAATCAGCGTGATAAAGCACGTAAAGCAGCTGTTATGGCTTTGTTTTACCCAACAGAAGAAAACAGTACCAACTTGTTGTTAATGCTGCGTAAAACTTATAAAGGTGTGCACTCTAACCAAATTGGTTTTCCGGGTGGTAAGGTAGAAAAAGAAGATAAAAATCTATTAGCTACAGCATTAAGAGAAACGTATGAAGAAGTGGGTGTACCACAACAAAAAGTACAGGTAATGGCAGAGCTATCATCTATATACATACCACCAAGTAATTTTGAAGTGCAACCCTATATAGGATTATACCCTAATCCAGCTCCTTTTGTTATTCAAGAGTCAGAAGTAGAGCATTTAGTAGAGGTTTCTTTGCTAGATTTTATGGATGATAGTAAAATTAGCACTCAAAATTTAACAACTTCTTATGCTGTAAATATAGATGTACCAGCCTTTAAATTAGGTGGTTATGTTGTTTGGGGTGCAACTGCAATGATAATGAGCGAACTTAAAGAGCTACTAAAACAATTGTTATAG
- a CDS encoding lysophospholipid acyltransferase family protein, translating to MGLFKKNPFGHILFLKKWLIRIAALFTHRRYKGFNKLEIEGSQILRDLPDKGVLFVSNHQTYFADVVAMFHVFNASLSGREDNIRNIGYIWKPKLNMYYVAAAETMKKSLLTKILAYAGSISIQRTWRADGQDVKRQVKMSDISNIGTALDDGWVITFPQGTTTPWKPLRKGTAHIIKKYKPIVVPVVIDGFRRSFDKKGLRIKKKGILQSMVIKEPLDIDYENDSFESIIDKLGHAIEQDPSYLKVISKADLKALEEENELRKWKLD from the coding sequence ATGGGTTTATTTAAAAAGAATCCTTTTGGGCATATACTATTTTTAAAAAAATGGTTAATAAGAATTGCGGCTTTATTTACACACCGCAGGTACAAAGGGTTTAATAAATTAGAAATAGAAGGATCACAAATACTAAGAGACTTGCCAGACAAAGGCGTACTATTTGTATCTAACCACCAAACATACTTTGCAGATGTAGTTGCAATGTTTCATGTTTTTAATGCCAGTTTAAGTGGCAGAGAAGATAATATTAGAAATATTGGTTACATCTGGAAGCCTAAGTTGAATATGTACTATGTAGCTGCTGCAGAGACAATGAAAAAAAGTCTTTTAACTAAGATTTTGGCTTACGCTGGTTCTATTAGTATACAACGTACGTGGCGTGCAGACGGGCAAGATGTAAAAAGGCAAGTAAAAATGAGCGATATTAGTAATATTGGTACCGCTTTAGATGATGGTTGGGTTATTACATTTCCGCAAGGAACAACCACTCCTTGGAAACCTTTACGTAAAGGAACTGCACATATTATAAAAAAATACAAGCCTATTGTTGTACCTGTTGTAATAGATGGTTTTAGACGTTCTTTTGATAAAAAAGGACTGAGAATAAAGAAAAAAGGTATTTTACAGTCTATGGTTATAAAAGAACCTTTAGATATAGATTATGAAAATGATTCTTTTGAGTCTATTATAGATAAGCTAGGGCACGCTATAGAGCAAGATCCTTCTTATTTAAAAGTAATTTCTAAGGCAGATTTGAAAGCGCTAGAAGAAGAAAATGAACTTAGAAAGTGGAAACTAGATTAA
- a CDS encoding RNA polymerase sigma factor produces MSKDLEHAFVTELENNQNIVHKVCTLYTNDKDAHNDLFQEITIQLWKAYPKFRGDSKFSTWMYRVALNTAITLYRKSKRKVSTQSYESVIFKIKADEYDETQELQLKLMYKAVKQLGDIDKALVFLYLEDKDYTEISETLGISEVNARVKMNRIKKKLKTILNP; encoded by the coding sequence GTGAGCAAAGACTTAGAACATGCATTTGTAACAGAACTAGAGAACAACCAAAATATTGTTCACAAGGTCTGTACGCTGTACACTAATGACAAGGATGCTCATAACGACTTGTTTCAAGAAATAACTATACAACTATGGAAAGCGTACCCAAAATTTAGAGGCGATTCTAAATTTAGTACTTGGATGTATAGAGTGGCTTTAAACACTGCTATTACACTTTACAGAAAATCTAAAAGAAAAGTTAGCACACAAAGTTATGAGTCTGTAATTTTTAAAATCAAGGCTGATGAATATGATGAAACACAAGAATTACAACTAAAACTTATGTACAAAGCTGTAAAGCAGTTGGGAGACATAGATAAAGCATTGGTTTTTCTTTACTTAGAAGATAAGGATTATACAGAAATATCTGAAACACTAGGTATTAGCGAAGTAAACGCTAGGGTAAAGATGAACAGAATAAAGAAAAAATTAAAAACCATTTTAAATCCTTAA